From Sulfurihydrogenibium sp., one genomic window encodes:
- a CDS encoding L,D-transpeptidase family protein yields MRLKFLIVLLLGIFFFDKSFSQEPKYYGWDFKVIKIKDHYYLLNQEVFKLKENGEFGENYIYKVEEDTNFVDLAYKLKVSYYELKEANKSVNPFKVEKGTVITIPLKKKLPENFNYNTVYVSLKDKRLYYPVKLEDGDYVITFPVGTGDEEYPTPTGEFAITEKKINPDWIVPPSVKANNPKLPPVVPFGSPENGLGTRALRLNDSSYMIHGTSKRSEKGVGMKISYGCIVLRNEDIERLYDLVDLNTKVIIFE; encoded by the coding sequence TTGAGATTAAAGTTTTTAATAGTCTTGTTGCTTGGAATTTTCTTTTTTGATAAAAGTTTTTCACAAGAGCCTAAATATTATGGCTGGGATTTTAAAGTAATAAAAATAAAAGACCATTACTATCTACTTAACCAAGAGGTTTTCAAGCTTAAAGAAAATGGAGAGTTTGGGGAAAATTATATATACAAAGTAGAAGAGGATACCAATTTTGTTGATTTGGCTTATAAATTAAAAGTTAGCTATTATGAATTAAAAGAAGCTAATAAATCTGTCAATCCTTTCAAAGTTGAAAAAGGAACGGTTATCACGATTCCTTTAAAGAAAAAACTTCCGGAAAATTTTAACTATAATACTGTTTACGTGTCTTTAAAAGATAAAAGATTGTATTATCCAGTAAAATTGGAAGACGGTGATTATGTAATAACCTTTCCTGTTGGCACAGGAGACGAAGAATATCCAACTCCAACAGGTGAGTTTGCTATAACAGAGAAAAAAATCAATCCTGACTGGATAGTCCCACCAAGTGTAAAGGCTAATAATCCAAAATTGCCACCGGTTGTACCTTTTGGAAGTCCGGAAAATGGTCTTGGTACCAGAGCTTTAAGATTAAACGACAGCTCCTACATGATTCATGGAACAAGTAAAAGAAGTGAAAAAGGTGTAGGTATGAAAATCTCTTACGGATGTATCGTACTGAGAAATGAAGATATAGAAAGGTTGTATGATTTAGTAGATTTAAACACAAAGGTTATCATATTTGAGTGA
- a CDS encoding response regulator transcription factor, protein MALIYVIEDDEDINELLTYNFKKEGFDVRSFPNGKVAFEHIKQEKPDIVVLDLMMPEVDGLEFCKLVRSDKELEHIPLIMLTAKSTEIDKIVGLELGADDYVTKPFSFRELLARVKALLRRSKSLHFPTAKPEYKFGDLKISPEKFEVTIKGQPVHLTTTQFKLLLALVNSQGKVLSRDYIIEHVWAWDKDVYDRTIDVHIKKLRELLKEYGHCIKTIRGVGYKWECEPTP, encoded by the coding sequence ATGGCATTGATTTATGTTATTGAAGATGATGAAGATATCAATGAGCTTTTGACTTACAACTTTAAAAAAGAAGGCTTTGATGTAAGGTCGTTTCCAAACGGTAAAGTTGCTTTTGAACATATCAAGCAAGAAAAACCGGATATCGTTGTTTTAGATTTAATGATGCCGGAAGTTGATGGTCTTGAGTTTTGTAAGCTTGTTAGGTCTGATAAAGAATTAGAGCATATTCCGTTAATAATGCTAACGGCAAAAAGTACTGAGATAGATAAAATTGTTGGTCTTGAGCTTGGTGCAGATGATTATGTGACAAAACCGTTTTCATTCAGAGAGCTTCTTGCGAGAGTAAAGGCACTTTTGAGACGTTCTAAATCTCTTCATTTTCCTACCGCAAAACCAGAGTATAAGTTTGGAGATTTAAAAATAAGTCCAGAAAAATTTGAAGTAACGATAAAAGGTCAGCCGGTTCATTTGACAACTACTCAGTTTAAGCTTCTCTTAGCACTTGTAAACTCTCAAGGTAAAGTATTATCAAGAGATTACATAATAGAGCATGTTTGGGCTTGGGATAAAGATGTTTATGATAGAACAATTGACGTTCATATAAAAAAATTAAGAGAGCTATTAAAAGAATATGGACACTGTATTAAAACAATAAGGGGAGTAGGATATAAGTGGGAATGTGAGCCTACCCCGTAA
- a CDS encoding mechanosensitive ion channel family protein — MINDLLKNYEDLILFVGSFVVLYILRLTALRFLKTFRKRFKGLSHDILNTIYKSIKIPSLIWVILLSAHATVYLSKLPQNHINLITKVIDVLLIFSITILIANLSTRIVKLYLQNKNLPETGLIFILLQVFIYLIGILIMLSYLDISIMPIITTLGIGGLAIGLALKDTLSNIFSGLYILLEKNIKVGDFIELENGKKGYVTNINWRTTTIKTLSNDVVILPNEKLAQSIVVNFAKPVELTRVAIEIPISYDTDIDKFEKIVMEEVYNLAKENDKLLLDPAPVLRFIPGFGDSSLNFTLYFSAANYENGFLVQSELRKRILKRLKKEGIEIPYPQLDVHIKDIKKDSL, encoded by the coding sequence ATGATAAATGATTTATTGAAGAATTATGAAGACCTGATATTATTCGTTGGCTCTTTTGTTGTTTTATACATTTTAAGGCTTACAGCTTTAAGATTTTTAAAGACATTTAGAAAGAGGTTTAAAGGTCTATCGCATGATATTTTAAATACTATCTATAAAAGCATAAAAATTCCATCTTTAATTTGGGTAATTTTACTTTCTGCACATGCAACGGTCTATCTCTCAAAATTACCCCAAAATCATATAAACCTGATAACAAAAGTAATAGACGTCTTATTGATATTCTCAATTACAATACTGATTGCAAATCTTTCCACAAGAATCGTTAAACTTTACTTACAAAATAAAAATCTTCCAGAGACAGGACTGATATTTATCTTACTTCAAGTTTTTATATATTTGATTGGAATATTAATAATGCTGTCTTATCTTGATATCTCTATAATGCCAATCATTACAACGCTTGGAATAGGTGGTCTTGCAATAGGTTTAGCTTTAAAAGATACACTATCAAATATTTTTTCAGGTCTTTATATACTACTTGAGAAAAATATAAAGGTTGGTGATTTCATAGAGCTTGAAAATGGTAAAAAAGGTTATGTTACGAATATTAACTGGCGTACTACAACAATAAAAACTTTATCTAACGATGTTGTAATCCTTCCTAACGAAAAACTTGCTCAAAGCATCGTTGTTAATTTTGCAAAGCCTGTAGAGCTAACAAGAGTAGCCATAGAGATTCCTATTAGCTATGATACAGATATAGACAAGTTTGAAAAAATAGTAATGGAAGAAGTGTATAACTTAGCAAAAGAAAATGATAAACTGCTACTTGACCCTGCTCCAGTACTTAGATTTATTCCCGGCTTTGGAGACAGCTCTTTAAACTTTACGCTTTATTTCTCTGCAGCAAATTATGAAAATGGTTTTTTAGTTCAAAGCGAGCTTAGAAAGAGAATATTAAAAAGATTAAAAAAGGAAGGTATAGAAATTCCATATCCACAATTAGACGTGCATATTAAAGACATAAAAAAGGATTCTCTATGA
- a CDS encoding cytochrome c biogenesis protein CcdA has translation MENITVLAAFLGGILAFLSPCVLPIIPGYIAYISGITASGQQEKTFDWNVIISAVAFVIGFSIVFTSLGAASTFVGQFLQEYKAIISKIAAIVVILLGIHFTGILQSEKAKQIVGLILGLTLLFYGYDYYTSKEIFGTGFYVFLVGVALALFYFTGIYKILYEQKTTEVKKKPPGPIGAFLVGIAFALGWTPCIGPILGAILLVASQQETVAQGTILLFAFSMGLGIPFILTAAAINVFFKFFNVVRKYFAVIEFIGGILLILIGILLMTGNFEKISSMLG, from the coding sequence ATGGAAAATATTACCGTTTTAGCAGCATTTTTAGGGGGTATATTAGCATTTTTATCTCCTTGCGTTTTGCCAATCATTCCGGGCTATATTGCTTATATCTCAGGAATTACTGCCTCAGGTCAGCAGGAAAAAACATTTGATTGGAATGTAATAATTTCTGCTGTAGCTTTTGTAATTGGTTTTTCTATAGTCTTTACATCTCTTGGTGCTGCTTCTACATTTGTAGGTCAGTTTTTGCAAGAGTATAAAGCAATTATATCTAAGATAGCTGCAATAGTTGTAATTTTGCTTGGCATTCATTTTACAGGCATCTTACAATCTGAAAAGGCAAAGCAGATTGTTGGACTTATTTTAGGTTTAACGTTATTGTTCTACGGATATGATTATTACACATCAAAAGAGATTTTTGGAACCGGGTTTTATGTTTTCTTGGTAGGTGTAGCACTTGCGTTGTTTTATTTTACCGGTATTTATAAAATACTTTATGAGCAAAAAACTACAGAAGTAAAGAAAAAACCACCGGGACCAATTGGAGCCTTCTTGGTAGGTATTGCTTTTGCTCTTGGTTGGACGCCTTGCATAGGTCCAATTCTTGGAGCAATTTTATTGGTAGCTTCTCAACAAGAAACAGTAGCACAAGGAACAATTTTATTGTTTGCATTCTCTATGGGTCTTGGAATTCCATTTATTCTAACAGCAGCTGCGATAAATGTATTTTTTAAATTCTTTAATGTAGTTAGAAAATATTTTGCAGTAATTGAGTTTATAGGTGGAATTTTACTTATTTTAATAGGTATTCTTTTAATGACGGGTAATTTTGAAAAAATTTCTTCTATGCTGGGATAA
- a CDS encoding phosphate-starvation-inducible PsiE family protein → MENILKFRLLDNSILFSLFVLELILSVGLFLNLIKIFYDIYSSYPNINEIIKHLINNALSMFILIEIIKSINDYIYYKRIRISVVLDVSIIILLRELVLGLYQHTISESFAIMITGIIFIMIIARAITIKFSPNNYNKAGA, encoded by the coding sequence ATGGAAAACATATTAAAGTTCAGGCTTTTAGATAATAGTATACTTTTTAGCTTATTCGTATTAGAGCTTATACTTTCAGTAGGATTATTTTTAAACCTTATAAAAATCTTCTACGATATCTATAGCTCTTATCCTAACATCAATGAAATCATAAAACATCTAATAAACAATGCATTATCTATGTTTATTCTGATTGAGATTATAAAAAGCATCAATGACTATATTTACTACAAGAGAATAAGAATTTCTGTTGTTTTAGACGTATCAATCATAATTCTTTTAAGAGAGCTTGTGCTTGGCTTATACCAACATACAATTTCCGAAAGCTTTGCTATCATGATAACAGGAATAATTTTTATAATGATAATTGCAAGAGCAATAACGATAAAATTTTCTCCAAATAACTATAACAAAGCAGGGGCGTAA
- the coaE gene encoding dephospho-CoA kinase (Dephospho-CoA kinase (CoaE) performs the final step in coenzyme A biosynthesis.), with amino-acid sequence MKVIGLTGGIATGKSAVEKILENLGAKVIDADKVVHKLLSDENVKNQIRQYFPDVFDNEGNIDRKKLAGIVFNDYEKKRILENILHPKVNQEIDKWIEINKKENSDKVLFVSVPLMIETGSYKKYDKIVLVYAPRELQIKRLIENKGYSYEEALARINAQMDIEEKRKYADYIIENTGTIQELEEKVKQLYEILLKDC; translated from the coding sequence ATGAAAGTAATAGGTCTTACAGGTGGAATAGCAACAGGTAAATCAGCTGTAGAAAAAATTTTAGAAAATCTTGGTGCAAAGGTAATAGATGCAGACAAGGTTGTTCATAAACTACTAAGTGATGAGAATGTTAAAAACCAGATAAGACAATATTTCCCTGATGTTTTTGATAATGAAGGAAACATAGACAGAAAAAAGTTGGCAGGTATTGTGTTTAACGATTATGAAAAAAAGAGAATTCTTGAAAATATACTACATCCAAAAGTTAATCAAGAGATTGACAAGTGGATAGAAATTAATAAAAAAGAAAATTCAGATAAAGTTTTATTCGTATCTGTACCGCTTATGATAGAAACAGGAAGCTATAAAAAATATGATAAGATTGTTTTAGTCTACGCACCAAGAGAACTTCAAATAAAAAGATTGATAGAAAATAAAGGCTATTCTTACGAAGAAGCTTTAGCAAGAATCAACGCACAGATGGATATAGAAGAAAAAAGAAAATATGCAGACTACATAATAGAAAATACCGGCACTATTCAAGAGCTTGAAGAAAAAGTAAAACAGCTGTATGAGATTTTATTAAAAGACTGTTGA
- the murJ gene encoding murein biosynthesis integral membrane protein MurJ: MKFLKNTFIFSIATLISRVLGYLRDAVVAYYFGANPATDAFYVAWRLPNTLRQLVAEGSFNAAFIPIYTQEYSKSPENAKWYASSLFTYYTIVLIVLTLLVIIFAPYFVKIIAPGFANKGNFDLTVELVRWIFPYLILIGWTSFYMALLNTKDRFFIPAVAPALLNLAFVITSVILSYSMGIYSLAVGALLGGFLQLIIQFPLAIKEGLIVKPTFTIHPEIKTTLKKLGPAFLSFGVSQFAFVIDTVLASFLIAGAVTYLYYGNRIFQLPLGVFIIGLGNALLVSLSKNYANKDFETFRKDLTLSLKFSIFISMPATIGMIFLGKEIIDVLLVRGAFNEKDAQLTYYALIGYGLGLLGYSLTRPFKSAFFAMGDTKTPLYSTMIGIIASIISAVVLTFILNFGVFGLAFASSLGGYINTIYLYKHFKMKIDLKEIFKTFIKVSIAGFVMILFIEALKLFVFNKFIVVFVGILISGVAYLFVNYLLKEDTTILFVNIVRRKLKA; the protein is encoded by the coding sequence ATGAAATTTCTAAAAAACACTTTTATATTTTCTATAGCCACACTAATCAGTAGAGTTTTAGGATATTTAAGGGATGCGGTTGTAGCTTACTACTTTGGAGCAAATCCGGCTACAGATGCTTTCTATGTTGCTTGGAGGCTTCCAAACACCCTCAGACAGCTTGTAGCTGAAGGAAGCTTCAACGCTGCATTTATTCCAATCTATACTCAAGAGTACTCAAAATCTCCCGAAAATGCAAAATGGTATGCATCATCATTATTTACATATTACACGATAGTTTTGATAGTACTGACTTTATTAGTCATAATTTTTGCTCCTTACTTTGTAAAAATCATAGCTCCCGGATTTGCCAACAAAGGGAATTTTGACCTTACTGTTGAGCTTGTAAGATGGATTTTTCCTTATCTAATTTTGATAGGTTGGACATCGTTCTATATGGCTTTATTAAACACTAAGGATAGATTTTTTATTCCGGCAGTAGCACCAGCACTGCTAAATCTTGCCTTTGTGATTACCTCAGTAATTTTGTCATATTCAATGGGAATATACTCATTGGCGGTTGGAGCTTTACTTGGTGGATTTTTACAGCTAATAATACAATTTCCGCTTGCAATCAAGGAAGGATTAATCGTAAAACCAACTTTTACAATCCACCCTGAAATTAAAACAACACTAAAAAAACTTGGACCGGCGTTTTTGTCTTTTGGAGTAAGCCAGTTTGCCTTTGTAATAGATACGGTTTTAGCATCTTTTTTAATAGCCGGAGCAGTTACTTATCTGTATTATGGGAATAGAATATTTCAGCTTCCGCTGGGTGTTTTTATAATTGGACTTGGTAATGCTCTCTTAGTGTCTCTCTCAAAAAATTATGCAAATAAAGATTTTGAAACTTTTAGAAAAGACCTCACATTGAGTTTGAAATTTTCTATCTTTATCTCAATGCCAGCAACCATTGGGATGATTTTTCTTGGCAAAGAAATTATTGATGTTTTATTAGTAAGAGGTGCTTTTAACGAAAAAGATGCTCAGCTAACATACTATGCTTTGATTGGTTATGGTCTTGGACTTCTTGGATATTCTTTAACAAGACCTTTCAAAAGTGCCTTTTTTGCAATGGGAGACACTAAAACACCCCTTTACTCAACCATGATTGGGATTATAGCAAGTATTATTTCTGCTGTTGTTTTGACGTTTATCTTAAATTTTGGTGTTTTTGGTCTTGCATTTGCATCATCTCTCGGAGGATATATAAACACAATCTATCTTTACAAGCATTTTAAAATGAAGATAGATTTAAAAGAAATTTTTAAGACATTTATAAAAGTATCCATTGCCGGCTTTGTTATGATTCTCTTTATAGAGGCTTTAAAACTATTTGTTTTTAATAAGTTTATAGTTGTATTTGTTGGAATTTTAATAAGTGGCGTTGCATACTTGTTTGTTAATTATTTGTTGAAAGAGGATACAACGATTTTGTTTGTTAATATCGTTAGGAGAAAGCTGAAAGCTTAA
- the hisD gene encoding histidinol dehydrogenase — translation MKIVDLRGRYFKEDESLEFLIKRGDIETEKYEPIVKTIIKEVKERGDEALVEFTEKFDKVKLNPEDLVIPFEELEKAYNEIEDDVRWAYEVAYERIYEFHEHQKEKSFFKEEEGMILGQKITPLEVVGLYVPGGKAAYPSSVIMNAAPARVAGVKEIVMCSPNPNKYTLAAAFVCGIDTVYRIGGAQAVAAMAYGTETVRKVDKIVGPGNIYVALAKKNLYGIVDIDMIAGPSEILVIADESANYKWVAADLLSQAEHDELAASILVTTSEDLAKKVKEYLYTELLKDFPRKEIAEKSLNVYGHAFIVDDLDTACEVSNYIAPEHLEIITKNPFDLLNKIYHAGAIFLGEYATEPLGDYILGPNHVLPTSRAARFSSPLGVYDFIKRSSVIYVSKEGFDRVAKHAINMAKSEGLEAHKLSVEIRKNDK, via the coding sequence ATGAAAATCGTTGATTTGAGAGGAAGATACTTTAAAGAGGATGAAAGTCTTGAATTTTTAATAAAAAGAGGAGATATAGAGACAGAAAAATACGAACCTATTGTAAAAACTATCATAAAAGAAGTAAAAGAAAGGGGAGATGAGGCTCTTGTAGAATTTACAGAAAAGTTTGATAAAGTTAAGTTAAATCCGGAAGACCTTGTAATTCCATTTGAAGAGCTTGAAAAAGCATATAACGAGATAGAAGATGATGTTAGGTGGGCTTACGAAGTAGCTTATGAGAGAATTTATGAATTTCATGAACATCAAAAAGAAAAATCTTTCTTTAAAGAAGAAGAGGGAATGATCCTTGGTCAGAAAATAACACCTTTGGAAGTAGTTGGACTATACGTTCCAGGTGGCAAGGCGGCTTATCCTTCAAGTGTAATCATGAATGCAGCTCCTGCAAGGGTAGCCGGCGTTAAAGAGATTGTTATGTGTTCTCCAAATCCGAACAAATACACATTAGCAGCTGCTTTTGTATGTGGTATAGATACTGTTTATAGAATTGGTGGCGCTCAAGCAGTTGCTGCAATGGCTTATGGAACAGAAACAGTTAGAAAAGTTGATAAAATTGTAGGTCCGGGCAATATATACGTTGCTTTAGCCAAAAAGAATTTATATGGAATAGTTGACATAGACATGATAGCAGGACCTTCAGAAATTCTTGTGATAGCAGATGAATCTGCAAATTACAAATGGGTTGCAGCAGATTTACTATCTCAAGCAGAACACGACGAGCTGGCAGCATCCATACTTGTTACAACGTCAGAAGACCTTGCAAAAAAAGTAAAAGAGTATTTATATACAGAACTTTTAAAAGATTTTCCAAGAAAAGAAATAGCAGAAAAATCTTTGAATGTTTATGGACATGCTTTTATCGTAGACGATTTAGATACTGCGTGTGAAGTTTCAAACTATATTGCTCCTGAACACTTAGAAATCATAACAAAAAATCCGTTTGATTTACTTAACAAAATATATCATGCCGGGGCAATATTCCTTGGAGAGTATGCAACAGAACCACTTGGAGACTACATCCTTGGACCAAATCACGTATTGCCTACTTCAAGAGCGGCGAGATTTTCATCTCCCCTTGGAGTTTATGACTTTATAAAAAGAAGCTCTGTAATTTACGTATCAAAAGAAGGCTTTGACAGAGTAGCAAAACATGCTATTAATATGGCTAAGTCCGAGGGTCTTGAAGCTCACAAATTAAGCGTTGAGATAAGAAAAAATGATAAATGA
- a CDS encoding TlpA disulfide reductase family protein, with the protein MKKIILLLFVLFNLSYAELKAPDFQLKDEDGKIVKLSDLKNDVVLITFWATTCHSCKKELPELQSKLYPIYKDKVKFYAIVIDTDNVSKIKQVKKEWGFSFPVLIGNYEVMEKYRIIGTPITYIIGKDNKIVKIFIGPQDINKFKEALEKALKS; encoded by the coding sequence ATGAAAAAAATTATTTTACTTCTATTTGTTTTATTTAACCTATCTTATGCTGAGTTAAAGGCACCGGATTTTCAGCTTAAAGATGAGGATGGGAAAATAGTTAAATTATCAGATTTAAAAAATGATGTAGTGTTAATAACTTTTTGGGCTACTACTTGTCATTCTTGCAAAAAGGAACTGCCGGAACTTCAATCAAAGCTTTATCCAATCTATAAAGACAAAGTAAAATTTTATGCTATCGTCATAGATACTGACAATGTGAGTAAAATCAAGCAAGTAAAAAAAGAATGGGGCTTTTCTTTTCCTGTTTTAATTGGCAACTATGAAGTGATGGAAAAATACAGAATAATAGGAACTCCAATAACTTATATAATCGGAAAAGATAACAAGATCGTAAAAATCTTTATCGGTCCACAGGATATTAATAAGTTCAAAGAAGCATTAGAAAAAGCTTTAAAATCTTAA
- the gyrB gene encoding DNA topoisomerase (ATP-hydrolyzing) subunit B, with protein MEKRKDNIQNDTEYSAEAIQAVTGLDHVRARPAMYIGDIGERGLHHLVWEIVDNAVDEAMAGYAKNITVIIHQDGSVTVEDDGRGIPVDIHPEFKIPAVEMVFTILGAGGKFSKKAYQYSGGLHGVGASVVNALSKWLVVEVYRNGKIYRQEYSYGKPVHPLKEVGTTTKRGTKVTFKPDDSIFETTTFKYDTIAKRIRELAFLNPGVKFTVIDERKDIKEEFYYENGIIDFVRVLNQAKDPLFPDVIYIKGEKDGVLVEVAFQYNTSYNETLESFVNNIKTVEGGTHVSGFRAALTKSMNKTLAGMKLPKELKSGVSGDDLREGLTAVISVKVPEPQFEGQTKTKLGNQDVKRIVESVVGDYLIDFFDKNKDIALKIAEKAIEAAIAREAARKAKEISRRKSFLEDSSLPGKLADCSEDNPEICELFIVEGESAGGSAKQGRDRRTQAILPLKGKILNVEKARIDKILSNEEIRAIVNAIGTGIGLPIKSEDEENKTEEGFDLSKLRYHKIILMADADVDGSHITTLLLTLFYRYFPQIIENGHLYIAQPPLYKLKKGRSEIYVKDDEELAKIVIEYASDEVSIEGKNLNKLEVKEIAKLSREYKDLKQSIYKRKDKKVIDEILKLSLTEEDLRLEEKVKEIVEKLKEVLKEYEVYYKYDPEEADYDIFVERKERFSKTVNKIDVEFLSSYAYVRVKEVERILLEKLGTLPIVVNYKDKSITVEDLDKLYDVIYEAGMTGCEIQRYKGLGEMNPEQLWETTMNPKTRRLLQVSIEDAALADEIFSILMGEKVEPRKEFIMKYAKEVRNLDI; from the coding sequence TTGGAAAAAAGAAAAGATAATATACAAAACGATACAGAATACTCAGCTGAAGCTATTCAGGCTGTGACCGGTCTTGACCACGTTAGAGCAAGGCCTGCTATGTATATTGGAGATATTGGCGAGAGAGGTCTGCATCATTTAGTTTGGGAAATAGTAGATAACGCTGTTGACGAAGCAATGGCAGGCTATGCGAAAAATATAACTGTAATAATCCATCAAGATGGTTCTGTAACTGTTGAAGATGATGGTAGAGGTATTCCGGTAGATATTCATCCGGAGTTTAAAATTCCGGCTGTTGAAATGGTATTTACTATTCTTGGAGCAGGTGGTAAATTTTCTAAAAAAGCGTATCAATACTCCGGTGGTCTTCATGGTGTTGGTGCGTCGGTAGTAAACGCCTTATCTAAATGGCTTGTTGTTGAAGTATACAGAAATGGAAAGATTTATAGACAAGAATATTCATACGGAAAACCAGTTCATCCATTAAAAGAAGTTGGAACAACAACAAAAAGAGGAACAAAAGTAACATTTAAACCGGATGACAGTATTTTTGAGACAACAACCTTTAAATATGACACAATAGCAAAAAGAATTAGAGAATTAGCATTCTTAAATCCAGGAGTAAAATTTACAGTAATTGATGAAAGAAAGGATATAAAAGAAGAGTTTTATTATGAGAATGGTATTATAGACTTTGTAAGAGTTTTAAACCAAGCCAAAGACCCATTATTTCCGGATGTTATTTACATAAAAGGAGAAAAAGACGGAGTTTTAGTAGAGGTAGCATTTCAATATAACACAAGCTACAATGAAACCTTAGAAAGCTTTGTAAACAACATTAAAACAGTAGAAGGTGGTACCCATGTATCGGGCTTTAGAGCTGCGCTGACAAAATCTATGAACAAAACCTTAGCCGGAATGAAGCTTCCAAAAGAGTTAAAAAGTGGTGTAAGTGGAGATGATTTAAGGGAAGGTTTAACGGCTGTAATATCAGTAAAAGTTCCGGAGCCGCAGTTTGAAGGACAAACTAAAACAAAGCTTGGAAACCAAGATGTTAAAAGAATCGTTGAATCGGTAGTAGGTGATTATCTAATAGATTTCTTCGATAAAAATAAAGATATAGCTTTAAAAATAGCAGAAAAGGCTATTGAGGCAGCAATTGCAAGAGAGGCTGCAAGAAAGGCTAAGGAAATTTCAAGAAGAAAATCATTCTTGGAAGATAGCTCATTGCCGGGAAAGCTTGCTGACTGTTCTGAGGATAATCCGGAGATTTGTGAGCTTTTCATAGTAGAGGGGGAATCAGCTGGCGGTTCTGCAAAGCAAGGAAGAGACAGAAGAACTCAGGCAATCTTGCCACTTAAAGGTAAAATACTAAACGTAGAAAAGGCAAGGATAGATAAAATCTTATCAAACGAAGAAATAAGGGCAATCGTAAACGCAATAGGAACTGGAATAGGACTACCGATTAAATCAGAAGATGAAGAGAATAAAACAGAAGAAGGATTTGATTTATCTAAGTTAAGATATCATAAAATAATCCTTATGGCGGATGCTGATGTAGATGGTTCTCATATTACAACTCTTTTACTTACGTTATTTTATAGATACTTCCCACAAATTATTGAAAACGGACACTTATATATAGCACAACCACCACTTTACAAACTCAAAAAAGGCAGGTCTGAAATATATGTTAAAGATGATGAAGAATTAGCAAAAATCGTTATTGAGTATGCATCTGACGAAGTTAGTATAGAGGGTAAAAATTTAAACAAGCTTGAAGTAAAAGAAATAGCAAAATTAAGCAGAGAATACAAAGATTTAAAACAAAGCATCTATAAAAGAAAAGATAAAAAAGTAATAGACGAGATACTGAAGCTTAGTTTAACAGAAGAAGATTTAAGGTTAGAAGAAAAGGTAAAAGAAATTGTAGAAAAACTCAAGGAAGTTCTAAAAGAATACGAAGTATATTATAAGTACGACCCGGAAGAGGCAGACTACGATATTTTTGTTGAAAGAAAAGAAAGATTTTCAAAAACTGTCAACAAAATAGATGTAGAGTTTTTATCTTCTTATGCTTACGTACGAGTTAAAGAAGTAGAAAGAATTTTATTAGAAAAGCTCGGCACGCTACCGATCGTTGTTAACTACAAAGATAAATCAATAACGGTAGAAGATTTAGACAAACTCTATGATGTTATTTATGAAGCTGGCATGACTGGCTGCGAGATTCAAAGATACAAAGGATTAGGAGAAATGAACCCGGAGCAGCTTTGGGAAACAACCATGAACCCAAAAACAAGAAGATTATTACAAGTAAGCATAGAAGATGCAGCGTTAGCAGATGAAATATTCTCAATATTAATGGGTGAAAAGGTAGAACCAAGAAAAGAGTTTATCATGAAATATGCAAAAGAAGTTAGAAACTTAGATATCTAA